The Colias croceus chromosome 11, ilColCroc2.1 genome has a segment encoding these proteins:
- the LOC123695442 gene encoding protein Gawky isoform X2: protein MSNVSVILCVPCLFKDNCYSNIDTVTEPMQCNYSTSMLVVITNKIGAFKRVEEKNESQRVSVKMVDNNIYNVEFVDSIQQNQMIGGTPNYCIPLMINAITVQGISYSDPYFSSFNLNYKMASQAPEYMNKSDYAFKSSVCIIRDELCMNKTQLLNVKSAHDMLLKPKTRMITYDKSATKCHDNKVLDVGEKPTQTPVLKTFENGDLTFDGMLALIENEQRILKEIKKSEEADSWGVPRRLRLCGGGESSLNAASGWGSPPTSNNTGNWGGNSSGQTNNGTNNTQQWNNSQRPPTSQADLNSNKGNGNQIPPTSAASQNWQSSPPNMPNSQSNNNGAPSSNGTNNGSNGNGNNMPNANGNANGPTANGNSGNNTNNTSSAKIEQLNSMREALFSQDGWGGQHVNQDTNWEVPGSPEPGSKVDSTASGPPAWKPNINNGAFLGTDLWEANLRNGGQPPPQPASKTPWGHTPTTNIGGTWGEDDDAADSANVWTGPPQPQQWPGGPPAHSQQWGVPKKDDWNAWGEPHRPADPRLDPHRTPDPRQQPADLRGGISGRLNGDMWSQHHQHTAAAPNKMMPTGAVNQWGAQDGIKVSGWEEPSPPAARRAAGAFDDGTSLWAQRAGMGGMARGAPQGPPAPQRIPPTPTKPDAVWGTHSQRNGSWEEPHAGWPDRDVPAWSDTSGPGLWPVPKPKPAGPTGGWPDDIAEWGGPKPPQSGSIGKQLTKEMVWNSKQFRFLLEMGYKKEEAEAALRSRDMNVEEAAEMLNAARGDGWRRDEHFHHGPFQPQPSVPSVSPAVVQKLLNQPPPHAVQHHPSFNHNSGTGNSGQPSTAQLRMLVQQIQMAVSAGYLNHQILNQPLAPQTLVLLNQLLQQIKVLQQLVQQHTLAISKANSSLALQYSMQITKTKQQITALQNQIATQQALYMKQQAGGADLFKQSHDPLAGLPNNFSDMSIGKDSQAAYGGGGNQQSRLNQWKLPSLDKESEGTDFSRAPGTAKSATSPQLNQIGLQPDSTWGVGRGAEWGEGADVADGKDWPAHTHQPVYDLVPEFEPGKPWKGNQLKTVEDDPAMTPGSVVRSPLSLTAIKDTDMLGGKTSPPGGERSLSSSTWSYAPPVTSAGGLKADAWGAKGRVAPPGLNKWPQHHGNNARTVPSWQSSTWLLLKNLTAQIDGSTLKTLCVQHGPLQNFHLYLNQGLALARYSTREEAAKAQMALNNCVLSNTTIFAESPAESEVQLILQHLGSGGGGAWRAGGNAKQDGWGGFPGLWPDQHEQRATPSSLNSFLPPDLLGGESI from the exons ATGTCTAATGTTtctgtaatattatgtgttccATGTCTATTTAAGGATAATTGTTACTCCAATATTGATACTGTTACCGAACCAATGCAATGTAATTACTCCACCTCAATGTTGGTGGTGATCACAAATAAAATTGGTGCTTTTAAGCGAGTCGAAGAGAAGAATGAAAGTCAGCGAGTTAGTGTAAAAAtggtagataataatatttataatgtagaaTTTGTTGATAGTATCCAACAAAACCAAATGATTGGCGGTACGCCTAACTACTGCATTCCTTTAATGATTAACGCCATAACAGTCCAGGGTATCTCATACAGTGACCCGTATTTCAGTAGCTTTAACTTAAACTATAAGATGGCGTCACAAGCGCCAGAGTATATGAACAAGTCTGATTACGCTTTTAAATCCTCAGTTTGTATTATACGAGATGAACTTTGCATGAATAAGACACAATTACTAAATGTGAAGTCTGCTCATGATATGTTATTGAAACCTAAAACTCGAATGATTACTTACGACAAGTCTGCAACTAAATGCCATGACAATAAAGTATTGGACGTTGGTGAAAAACCAACCCAGACACCAGTGTTGAAGACGTTTGAAAATGGCGATTTGACCTTTGATGGTATGCTGGCTCTGATCGAAAACGAACAAAGAATCTTAAAAGAAATTAAGAAGAGTGAAGAAGCAGATAGCTGGGGTGTACCCCGTCGCTTGCGTCTGTGTGGCGGCGGTGAAAGCTCTCTTAATGCTGCTTCTGGCTGGGGAAGCCCACCTACTTCGAATAATA CTGGTAATTGGGGTGGTAATTCCAGTGGCCAAACAAATAATGGGACAAATAATACTCAACAATGGAACAACTCACAACGTCCGCCTACATCTCAAGCTGAtt TGAACAGCAACAAGGGCAATGGCAATCAAATTCCGCCAACCAGCGCGGCATCTCAAAATTGGCAAAGCTCTCCTCCAAACATGCCAAATTCCCAATCCAACAATAACGGTGCGCCTTCGAGCAAtg gtACAAATAATGGAAGCAATGGAAATGGGAACAATATGCCAAATGCAAATGGCAATGCAAATGGACCCACAGCCAATGGCAATAGTGGgaataatacaaataacactTCATCTGCAAAAATTGAACAATTGAATTCAATGCGAGAGGCTCTATTCAGCCAAGATGGCTGGGGTGGT CAACATGTAAACCAAGACACAAATTGGGAGGTACCCGGATCTCCTGAACCTGGCTCAAAGGTTGACTCAACTGCTAGTGGCCCTCCAGCATGGAAaccaaatattaataatggtGCTTTTCTTGGAACTGATCTCTGGGAGGCTAACTTGAGGAATGGTGGTCAGCCTCCACCACAGCCAGCATCAAAGACTCCATGGGGCCATACCCCTACTACCAACATTGGTGGCACATGGGGCGAAGACGACGATGCGGCTGATTCAGCTAATGTATGGACTGGGCCGCCACAGCCACAGCAGTGGCCGGGAGGTCCGCCAGCCCACTCTCAGCAGTGGGGAGTACCAAAGAAAGACGATTGGAATGCTTGGGGTGAGCCTCACCGACCAGCCGATCCCAGGCTGGACCCGCACCGCACTCCGGATCCACGACAACAGCCCGCAGACCTGCGCGGAGGTATATCCGGAAGACTCAATGGTGATATGTGGAGCCAACACCATCAACACACTGCAGCTGCTCCTAATAAGATGATGCCCACTGGTGCAGTTAACCAATGGGGTGCTCAG GACGGTATCAAAGTGTCGGGTTGGGAAGAGCCATCTCCGCCGGCTGCGCGGCGCGCAGCGGGTGCCTTCGACGACGGAACCTCCCTGTGGGCGCAGCGCGCCGGCATGGGCGGCATGGCCCGCGGCGCCCCGCAGGGCCCGCCGGCCCCCCAGCGCATCCCCCCGACCCCCACCAAACCCGACGCCGTGTGGGGCACCCACTCGCAGCGCAACGGATCCTGGGAAGAGCCCCATGCCGGGTGGCCCGACCGCGACGTTCCCGCCTGGTCCGACACGTCCGGACCCGGCCTCTGGCCCGTGCCAAAACCCAAACCGGCCGGACCCACCGGCGGCTGGCCCGATGACATCGCAGAATGGGGTGGACCTAAACCACCACAGAGTGGCTCTATTGGCAAACAGTTGACCAAAGAGATGGTCTGGAATAGCAAACAGTTCAG ATTCCTCCTCGAGATGGGCTACAAGAAGGAAGAAGCGGAGGCAGCACTGCGTAGCCGTGACATGAATGTAGAAGAGGCCGCAGAGATGCTGAACGCGGCTCGCGGTGACGGCTGGCGAAGGGACGAGCATTTCCACCATGGACCGTTCCAGCCACAACCAAGTGTACCTTCCGTGTCGCCTGCTGTTGTACAGAAGCTGCTTAACCAGCCTCCACCGCATGCGGTGCAACATCATCCCTCTTTCAACCACAATAG TGGCACTGGTAACAGCGGCCAGCCAAGCACGGCACAGCTCAGGATGCTCGTGCAGCAAATACAGATGGCCGTCTCGGCTGGGTACCTGAACCATCAGATATTAAACCAACCGCTCGCACCGCAGACGCTGGTGTTGCTCAACCAGCTCTTGCAACAG ATAAAAGTGCTGCAGCAGTTGGTGCAACAGCACACGCTGGCTATATCGAAGGCCAATTCGTCTCTCGCGTTGCAGTACTCTATGCAAATTACAAAGACAAAACAGCAGATTACTGCTCTACaa AACCAAATAGCGACACAACAAGCCCTGTACATGAAGCAGCAAGCGGGCGGCGCGGATCTGTTCAAGCAGAGTCATGATCCTCTAGCTGGATTGCCGAATAACTTCAGCGACATGAGCATCGGCAAGGATTCGCAGGCT GCATACGGTGGTGGCGGTAACCAACAGTCTCGTCTGAACCAATGGAAGCTGCCGTCCCTGGACAAGGAGAGCGAAGGGACGGACTTCAGCCGGGCCCCCGGTACGGCCAAGAGCGCTACGAGCCCGCAGCTGAACCAGATTGGCTTGCAACCTGACTC GACTTGGGGCGTAGGCCGCGGCGCGGAGTGGGGCGAAGGTGCTGATGTAGCGGACGGCAAGGACTGGCCGGCGCACACGCACCAGCCCGTGTACGATCTCGTGCCGGAGTTCGAGCCCGGCAAGCCGTGGAAG GGCAACCAATTAAAGACCGTCGAAGACGATCCGGCCATGACGCCCGGATCCGTGGTCCGATCTCCACTATCGTTGACCGCAATCAAGGACACTGACATGCTCGGGGGCAAGACTTCGCCCCCGGGCGGTGAGAGGAGCCTCTCCTCGTCTACATGGAGCTACGCCCCGCCCGTGACGTCAGCGGGAGGCCTGAAGGCTGACGCGTGGGGGGCGAAGGGCCGCGTGGCCCCGCCCGGCCTCAACAAGTGGCCCCAGCATCACGGAAACAATGCTCGTACGGTGCCCTCGTGGCAGTCGTCTACGTGGCTGCTCTTGAAGAATCTTACTGCTCAG ATTGACGGGTCGACTCTGAAGACCCTGTGCGTGCAACACGGGCCGCTGCAGAACTTCCACCTGTACCTCAACCAGGGGCTGGCTCTCGCACGCTACTCGACACGCGAAGAGGCCGCTAAG GCCCAAATGGCGCTGAACAACTGCGTGCTGAGCAACACGACGATATTCGCGGAGTCGCCCGCCGAGTCGGAGGTGCAGCTCATCCTGCAGCACCTCGGCtccggcggcggcggcgcctGGCGCGCCGGCGGCAATGCCAAG CAGGACGGGTGGGGCGGGTTCCCCGGGCTGTGGCCCGACCAGCACGAGCAGCGCGCCACGCCGTCGTCGCTGAACTCGTTCCTGCCGCCCGACCTGCTCGGCGGCGAGTCCATCTAA